The following are from one region of the Hymenobacter sp. YIM 151858-1 genome:
- a CDS encoding REP-associated tyrosine transposase yields MTDLTHYQRNLPHRLPSGESIFITFRLASSLPRTVVEQLRVQLRQVQQAESRTAADEVRNRRKRYFRHFDQLLDQATTGPMWLSRPDVAEVVKASLHHFDEDEYELICYCLMPNHVHLLVRLPEDAPPLTRTLQRLKGYSGRQANLLLNREGAFWQPESYDHVVRSGDEMQRIIAYVLENPVKAGLVADWQKWPHSYWRDI; encoded by the coding sequence GTGACTGACCTGACTCATTACCAGCGCAACCTGCCTCACCGCCTGCCCTCAGGCGAATCCATATTCATCACTTTCAGATTAGCTAGCTCACTGCCGCGCACAGTAGTAGAGCAGTTACGCGTTCAGTTGCGCCAAGTGCAGCAAGCCGAAAGCCGGACTGCTGCTGATGAAGTGAGGAACCGCCGTAAGCGCTACTTCCGGCATTTTGACCAACTGCTCGACCAAGCGACAACTGGACCTATGTGGTTATCGCGCCCCGACGTGGCGGAAGTGGTAAAAGCAAGTCTGCACCATTTTGATGAGGACGAGTATGAGCTGATCTGCTATTGCTTAATGCCAAACCATGTGCATCTGCTGGTAAGGCTACCCGAAGATGCACCTCCTCTGACGCGAACACTGCAGCGGCTGAAAGGCTACAGCGGCCGACAAGCCAACTTGCTGCTGAATCGAGAAGGCGCGTTCTGGCAACCCGAAAGCTACGACCACGTGGTGCGCAGCGGCGACGAGATGCAGCGCATTATCGCGTATGTGCTGGAAAATCCTGTGAAAGCCGGGTTGGTAGCCGATTGGCAAAAATGGCCGCACAGCTACTGGCGTGACATCTAG
- a CDS encoding alpha-L-rhamnosidase-related protein has product MRHRFCSPHFLLALGLLGSCHMPKATTSPSASTNTPAPAAPIWQSEAYALYRDSVVQGKHVARAVSRQELTSNYQSPANEFQSPQVSFKFSLNGKDNEMQPGQDHVFVAVPRAGGAALETPVIVFGQQYVDKTPVPADTYLAPNTPLKIRVDMRPVLAAFRKQGYYQLYNGQKLYQGDLKHVHVAGNTTPLSWDFDNLINKPQLELKDPDGDGIYETTVVLNAHSDAKTTAKQWKPSLDVSAFPQYQSDYPLLDAIYNLSIEEATRAVEPDGTFRTGQEWAGVWTRDISYSIILSQALLQPEVAKTSLLRKVTADGRIIQDTGTGGAYPVSTDRMIWAVAAWEIYLTTGDEAWLRKVYPIVKKSIEDDVANAYDAQTGLVRGESSFLDWREQTYPKWMQPADIYESENLGTNAVHAQANQVLSEMARLLKQDGDAVRFSKLAERIRGGVNEHLWQEEKGYYGQYLYGRTYKTLSPRAEALGAALSVLFDVAPAERQTTVVQRTPVMAYGIPCIYPQIAGIPPYHNNAVWPFVQSYWGLAAAKVGNDTAFMESIAAVARPAALFVTNKENFVASNGDFAGTQVNSSVMLWSLSGNLGLVYKGLFGMNFQADRLDFRPFVPQALQGTRRLTNVKYRQAVLNVEMTGYGRSIRSITMDGQPLPNPTVPATLTGTHNIRIELANEAPSTAAQNKVPHHVTTMTPAVSYRNGRLNWPAVEGAKAYQVLRNGQFAARTTDTEFAVPAPTAYTEYQVLAVDAAGYESFASEPLAVEADKFRRSYELESSAPAARLPYKGFAGKGFIEISKTQNRRVAVRVQVPADGVYAIDFRYANGNGPINTSNKCAIRTLRNGVKQLGTVVLPQRGVDEWSDWGYSNPVVAQLSKGMHTLTLTFEPANENMNGEVNQAMLDQLRLTRVR; this is encoded by the coding sequence ATGCGCCACCGTTTCTGTTCTCCGCATTTCCTGTTGGCCCTAGGGCTGCTGGGGTCTTGCCACATGCCGAAAGCCACCACCTCCCCTTCCGCTTCAACCAATACGCCTGCGCCGGCCGCGCCCATCTGGCAATCGGAGGCGTACGCCCTCTACCGCGACTCGGTGGTGCAGGGCAAGCACGTGGCGCGGGCGGTATCGCGCCAGGAGCTGACGTCGAATTACCAGAGCCCGGCCAACGAGTTTCAGAGCCCGCAGGTGAGCTTTAAGTTCAGCCTCAACGGCAAAGACAACGAGATGCAGCCCGGCCAAGACCACGTGTTTGTGGCCGTACCCAGGGCGGGCGGCGCCGCGCTCGAAACGCCGGTAATCGTGTTCGGGCAGCAGTACGTGGATAAAACGCCCGTGCCGGCCGACACCTACTTGGCCCCCAACACCCCGCTCAAGATTCGGGTGGACATGCGCCCCGTGCTGGCGGCCTTCCGAAAACAAGGCTACTACCAGCTCTACAACGGCCAGAAGCTGTACCAGGGCGACCTGAAGCACGTGCACGTGGCGGGCAACACCACGCCGCTGAGTTGGGATTTCGACAACCTCATCAATAAGCCCCAGCTGGAGCTGAAAGACCCCGACGGCGACGGCATTTACGAAACCACGGTGGTGCTCAACGCCCACTCCGATGCCAAAACCACCGCCAAGCAGTGGAAGCCCAGCCTCGATGTGTCGGCGTTTCCGCAGTACCAATCGGATTACCCGCTGCTCGATGCCATTTACAACCTTAGCATTGAGGAAGCCACGCGCGCCGTGGAGCCCGATGGCACCTTCCGCACAGGTCAGGAGTGGGCCGGCGTCTGGACGCGCGACATCAGCTACAGCATCATCCTTTCGCAGGCTTTGCTGCAGCCCGAAGTGGCCAAAACCAGCCTCCTGCGCAAGGTTACGGCCGATGGGCGCATCATTCAGGACACCGGCACGGGCGGCGCCTACCCCGTTTCTACCGACCGCATGATTTGGGCCGTGGCTGCCTGGGAAATTTACCTGACCACCGGCGACGAGGCGTGGCTGCGCAAGGTGTACCCCATCGTCAAAAAGTCCATCGAAGACGACGTAGCAAACGCCTACGACGCGCAAACGGGCCTGGTGCGCGGCGAGTCGTCGTTCCTGGATTGGCGCGAGCAAACCTACCCCAAGTGGATGCAGCCCGCCGACATTTACGAGTCGGAGAATCTAGGAACGAACGCGGTGCACGCGCAGGCCAACCAGGTGCTGTCGGAAATGGCCCGGCTGCTGAAACAAGACGGCGACGCGGTTCGCTTCAGCAAATTGGCCGAGCGCATTCGGGGCGGCGTAAACGAGCACCTGTGGCAGGAAGAAAAGGGCTACTACGGCCAGTATCTTTACGGCCGCACCTACAAAACGCTGTCGCCACGCGCCGAAGCCCTAGGTGCTGCCCTGAGCGTATTGTTTGATGTGGCACCGGCCGAGCGCCAAACCACCGTGGTGCAGCGCACACCCGTAATGGCGTACGGCATTCCGTGCATCTACCCGCAAATTGCCGGCATTCCGCCCTACCACAACAACGCCGTGTGGCCCTTTGTGCAGAGCTACTGGGGGCTGGCCGCCGCCAAAGTGGGCAACGATACGGCCTTCATGGAAAGCATTGCCGCTGTGGCACGCCCTGCGGCTTTGTTCGTTACCAACAAGGAGAATTTCGTGGCCTCGAACGGCGACTTTGCCGGCACGCAGGTAAACAGCAGCGTCATGCTCTGGAGCCTGTCGGGAAACCTAGGGCTGGTGTACAAAGGCCTGTTCGGCATGAATTTCCAGGCCGACCGCCTCGATTTCCGCCCATTCGTACCGCAAGCGCTGCAAGGCACGCGCCGGCTAACCAACGTCAAGTACCGCCAAGCCGTGCTGAATGTGGAGATGACGGGCTACGGCCGCAGCATCCGCAGCATTACCATGGATGGCCAGCCGCTGCCCAACCCTACCGTGCCGGCTACGCTCACGGGCACGCACAACATCCGCATCGAGTTGGCCAACGAGGCACCTAGCACGGCCGCCCAAAACAAAGTACCGCACCACGTAACCACCATGACGCCCGCCGTGAGCTACCGCAACGGGCGCCTCAACTGGCCAGCCGTAGAGGGAGCCAAAGCCTACCAGGTGCTGCGCAACGGCCAGTTTGCCGCCCGCACCACCGATACAGAGTTTGCCGTACCCGCCCCCACCGCGTACACCGAGTACCAGGTACTAGCCGTGGATGCGGCCGGCTACGAGAGTTTCGCCAGTGAGCCGCTGGCCGTTGAAGCCGACAAGTTCCGCCGCAGCTACGAGCTCGAGTCCTCCGCTCCAGCAGCCAGGCTGCCCTACAAAGGCTTCGCGGGCAAGGGCTTCATCGAAATCAGCAAAACACAAAACCGCCGCGTAGCCGTGCGCGTGCAGGTACCCGCCGATGGGGTTTACGCCATCGACTTCCGCTACGCGAACGGCAATGGACCCATTAACACGAGCAACAAGTGCGCAATCCGCACGCTGCGCAATGGCGTGAAGCAGCTCGGCACGGTGGTGCTGCCGCAGCGCGGGGTGGATGAGTGGTCGGATTGGGGTTACTCCAACCCCGTGGTGGCGCAGCTCAGCAAAGGCATGCACACCCTCACGCTCACCTTCGAGCCCGCCAACGAGAACATGAACGGCGAGGTAAACCAAGCCATGCTCGATCAGCTGCGCCTGACGCGTGTGCGCTAA
- the ccoS gene encoding cbb3-type cytochrome oxidase assembly protein CcoS codes for MEIIFGLITISLTVAVLFLLAFVWAVRSHQYDDTYTPSVRMLFEDSETQAPTEQPQ; via the coding sequence ATGGAAATCATCTTCGGCCTTATCACCATTTCGCTTACCGTTGCCGTGCTCTTCCTGCTGGCCTTCGTGTGGGCCGTGCGCAGCCACCAGTACGACGATACGTACACGCCCTCGGTGCGCATGTTGTTTGAAGACAGCGAGACGCAAGCTCCAACGGAGCAGCCGCAATAG